GTGTTGAGGTTCAGAGGAGACAGAACTTCAAGATCTGTGCTTTAAATCAGGGGTAAGAAGGCTggctattaggaaaaaaaaaacctaaaagtaGGGTTTGgtagggtttctttttttgtttgttttgcttccaGTCCAATCATTTGAATAGAAGTAATGGAAATAAGATCAACTCAAGCTCAAAGCTGCAAATGAATATGCTTTATAATTTTGAAAAGATTTCCTTTGTGTTTATAAAGACTTAAAATCACTTCACTTTGAAAAACAGTACTTCTCAGAAAGTTCTTCCAATGTAAAAGTGATACTGAGGAAAGATGTTAAGTCAGAAATATAACACAGATTTTGCTTAGGAATTTTGATCTATTTTAAGCCATTGTCTTTCAATTGTGGAAACAAATAGAAATTTACCATCCTCCAAGAACTGAATGTCAGAAGTATCAAGGTTGTGATCCATTTCAAACAGCTGTTTacctagaaataaaataaaaaataatatataagcAAGTAGAATTCTGAAACAACCTAAGGCAACAATAGTTACCACATGTATTTCAGTCTTTTCATAGTAACTAattctaggagacttttttttaactgcttgtTTCTCTAAGTTCCCCATTGTGGTTTTATGACTATTCATCCAGGAGTCATCCATGCCAACAAGCTTCTTCCTCTTACATGTGAAATGGGTCAGTGTTTCTTAAAGTCACTTTAATGTTATTAAGGCTTTAATAATGGGGGGGGGCAGAAAAATTTACACCAAACTGCCCCACAGCCTGTGTTCAGTCCTTATTGCTATAGTCATCATCTTGCATTCCACAAGAAATTCTCTGTGggaactggaaaagaaattaactgACTCCTCCATCTGTTTCCATATATCCTCTCACTTGAAAAGGAACTTGCATCTACACACTAATCACCAGCTCcaacacaaacacacatctgTGAAGGAAAGCAAATCCTCCCTTTCTGATTGGGAGGAACAGGAAGGAAAGCTCTGGACTCTTTCCACGTAAATCACCCATCTTCCATGTACATTTGCATTGCTTATGCAAGCTTCTTCAAACAAGACTGGTTGGTAATACTGGGGTTACACTACTGGTATCCAAGAATAAGCCTTGTTTCGGTTTTGTAAAGGGGAGCTTTTATAAACTACATTTGTatagaggaaaacagaaaaaacttaCTAACAATacatttaagaacaaaaaaactAGAAGCCTCATTTCTGTTATCTCATCTTTGCAGATTCCCAAATGCATTCCTGTCAGAGAGGAATCAAGCAtgtcccctgccctgcacagcttTTTATGAAACTTACTACCATTAACATTTCCATCTTTGTCAAATTTCATCAAAACTAGCCAAAAGTTTCCAAAGCCTCCAGAAATgaggagaaaacagaacagTGATACAGCACAATCACATAGGTCATGCTTTCTCAGGTAATCAGGTTAGAAAGCAGATCCAACATCATAGGGGAACCAGTTCGAAGCTAAGCCATGCAGACTGTAGAGGAAGATGCCCAAGATCTAATTCTTGCCTAGAGGTTctcataagaaaaataatttcctccaCATTTTTCTCACTGGATACAGTTTGCTTTCTACTGAACGAACTGCGATCTGCAAAACAAAGAGCCCCAAACCACTGCTAGGACAAGCTCTTCCCCAAAATATCAGAGCCATTCTCACTAGTCATTGTAAGTTTGTCATATGCAGCAGCCACCGTGTTCCTTCAGTCCAGCAACAGCATCCCAAACTCCTAGATGTGCTTAGATAATCTGAAGTCACTGTACAATCCAGTGTAATAAAGGCCAAATCAGTAAACTGTTGATGTAGATTTGTCCTGTTGCTTGACAAACCCCAACTATTTCTGTCTGATAGCAGCAGCTCCAAGTGGTATACAGGCTTAAACACACAGTTTGGAAATCTTAATGATTTCAACAGAAATCTTGTATCTATCAGCTTTCTATTTAGCTCAAAATCAGCACTCAGAAAGACTTCATGCGACATGGAGGGCAATAATCAGATACTGCATTAAGAGTTTATTTATTACCATCATCTTTCATagcaaaaattacttttagaCTTATCATTATAGTCTGGTAACATTGCAGAAATTTCATAACCAGAATTAAAACATAccacttaatttatttttgcctgCTTGTTCttcttctttcatctttttcctttttatttctaggAGTTCTGCATCGAACTTGGCTTTCCAATTCAGGAAATTCTCAATGGTAACAGGAGTGCCATGAAAACGTTgctgaaagaacagaaaacaaggcTGCAAACACAACCTCCAAAGCTACAGGTGAAGATGAGCATtctcttatttatttaaacttcAACATTCCAAAAGCACTGCTTACTGTCAAATATTCTGAGAAATTAATCCTAACTCTGAGAACAGACAAAAAccacactttttttctgtcatgaGACTCCCTTCAGAGAACTATACTGAGGTGGAAACTCTCATGGAAAAACCCTGCATACTACTTTTGGACCTTAGAGTGCAATAGTTCAAAATGCATCACTAATACAAGTTATCTATAAGTAGGCAGCACTTCTTATCAACCCTTAAGTGCAATCTACACTTAAATATTTACCATTAAAATACACTAACTCTTTTATGTtgttgaaacagaaaaaaaggatcATTGTTTCTCAGCCACTTTCAGAAATACTAAACCTTCCAAGTCCCATCACCCTCTAGCTATTTCTCAGGAAGTAAGTGAAGACTCATTAGTTGGACTTACAATGGCATATTCCATGAATTGGAAACCAATTCTACAGTGGTTGATTGAATAGATACGTACAAGGAGGACAAACCAGTGTTGAAGACTGGTCCCACTGCTTCCACCCTATCCACTCAGTTTACCAAGGAAGAGAGCCTTCCTCAAACCATAGAGTCTGTGTGCAGCATGACATATACTAGCCTTTCTTGCTTCCCATCCCCTCTTGCTTCTTCAGGCAAAAACCTGTTTACAGCAACTTTGACTTCATTTGGGAAAAATCCCTGCCACTTCCTTAGGAAGTAATGCTACCACACTGCTCCTGCTTCAAACCCGCACATTCTAAGAAAGCAGGGAGTCTTTTTAtatgaaaacattattttacatactttctcttcttcttctgcttctctttctttctgtttcttctcctcttctcttcGTGTTTTTATTTGATCCactatttcatttaatttctcctGTACTGCTGAGACTAGAGTGAAGATCATTACCATTCCTAAATTTTCTTCTGCCTACAACACAAAGAAGGCAACTTCAAACAGAAGAACCTCAAACCTTCAGCAGATGAATGCATAAGTGCATTTAGAAAGCAGGATGCTGTGCAAATGAAGACAGCACAGCTGATGCATTCTGCACCAGTCTCAAAAGCTTGCTGTAAAATCCAAATCAATTGGCCATTTAATTCAGTTAGTAATCCCCACATGGGTGTGCAGCAAAACACAAAGCTGAACACCTTTGTTCAGGTTGTCAACACATTATAGACATGTGGAAAGCTTTTTcatcaacaaaataaaatatgtagtAGAAATACAACTCTAAAATTTGAGTATTATAAATCATAAGAGACAAAAGTCACTCAGAACCTCTCCTGTAGGTTTATTCCTTAATCCTATTACATGCTCCTTTGAAGTGAGACAGTTTCCCAGGAAAATCAAAAAACATCAGTTGATGGAAGGTCATACAAAGtaaagtgaaatgaaagaaagccCACTGAACATATTATGTCAATTTTAGGGCAGGGAGGACTTGTCAGGAATTCCTGAAACCAAAGAAGGGTTTCCTTCTCATTCCTTCATGATGCACTCTCACTGGTCCCAAAGGTTGAAGAGATCCACCCCCACCACCCAAACAGTTACATTATTAAAGAGAATCAAGCATCAATGTGGCATTTTTCaatatttccaaataaaactgaaatggcTTATTTTCGTAAATACTACATGTACAGTTAAACAAATTCACCTTAAGATAGAACTGCAAATGAGGGGAGGCTCTAGTGCACTTCCATTTCATTATCGTACACACTGAATTAGCCCTATATTTTACCTCATTACCACAGTTTACCTCAATAATGTCATTTACCAAACTCAAACCTCACAGTCAGTCCCTATAGTATGGAATAGGCTTCAGATCAGTAGCACATACCTCAGAAAACAACTGATTTGAGAGAGGAGTTCTGGCTAAAGTGCGAAGTGATATCAAGCTGTATCAAGATATTCCATTTTCCTTACCTGCTGCTCTAGCAGTTTTATAATGTCTGTGACATCATTATCATCAAGATTCTCCTGTGAGACAATTTCATAAAGTGGAGTTTCATCAGGGTATTTTTCTCGATAGGTAAATTTAAGGGTTGTTTGGACAGCTACAAGATAAAAAACATACATTCTTATGGTGGTAACTCTATATAAATTTATTGTACATTTTTCTATTGTATCAACAGTCTAaagattataaaatataaaatacaaaatattcttGCCTTAAAAACAGCCTTCTTACACAGATGTTAAAATAATATGAACAGATTGAAACATAAACCACAAGTTCTGAGAAATTAAGATTATGAAAAAGTTTACACTTGCACAAACTATTATAACCTATTCATGTCTGAAAGGTCTTTAGGAAGATTGGAAAACCTTCTGTGGTATGGCAGATACCAGAGCAGTAATCTCTTCTCCCTCATATTCTACTTGAAGCTGGAAAATGGTGAAGAGTCCTAACAATAGACCTAAAGAGAATCTCAACATATTAGTACTTTAAATTCTGTGTGCCTAGTTGGAGTATCAATCTCTGTGTTGGGTTCCAAAGTTCCCCATAAATCTCATGACAAAAACACTATGTCCAGTAGGAGGTATTAAGCAAAGAACCACCTAAGGAAAACACATTCAAGCTgaagctgcccagagccaggataACATGGAAACAAGTACAAGAAAATCAAGGTCCTTTTACACATCCTCCCAGAATACCAGGGAGCAGCTTTCCTTTAGTTCCAGACTCACAGTTCTTGGCAGCCCAGCAGTCTCTTCAACACAGACACCTGCTCCAAGCAGGACTTGCTCCTTTAAAACTTTATAAGACAGCACCAGTTTATTCCTTCTGTTACAGTAACCCAGAATAGCAGCTTCCAAACCTGCTTGGAGCAAGGCTTGCTTACATCATGCCCATGCAATTGTGGACACCCAAGAAATACAGTGACTTGGGACCCACAGCCCTCTGCTCTGGAACTGTTCCTTAAGGGCTGCACATTCAGAGCCCACAAACTCAACTCTCCCTTGTGGCTGGCATACATAGAGttgctaggaaaaaaatcccctcacATGGCTGTAAGCTGCTACAAGGATGATGATAACCCATACTTTTTGAAGATACGCTACGAAGCCTTTGAGATTCAGCAGAAAGCAGTCCTAGCATTCACATTTCTGTAAACTAAACAAAGACCACCAAAATCCCTGAACTTTATTTGCTGAGGAGTGTTTGCTGTATCAGGCCCTTAAGAGGGCTTAAATGGAGGTACACATAGTTTTTGGTGATAGAATTAGGCCTACAAAGAAACTCCTCCTATATATGTTTAAGACACGACCAACTTACTTTCATCATTTTCTCCAGCTTCAGATGTCACAGTGATCGTGAAAGTTGTTGGCTTTTCTGACAATActgttcaaaggaaaaaaaaaaagtcagtgagAGAGTCCTTAAATCAGACAACCACTCCTTCACATCACTAAAACTTGTCAAGGACTAACGAAGAAAGGAAGCTCTTGATAGAGTGTTAAGGGCCTTTTTACCTTATTAATAAATACTTTTCCATTAACAGCTACTTTCCATATGATGTGATGCCTGGAGTACTCTTTGAATGAGCACATATAACACCAAAAATACcaagaaatttttcctttggaaaactTTCTCTTCTAGCAGTTTCACTTTTCCAGAAAGTACAAATCTACCTACCATCAAATGACTTCTGTTAGTGCCTGGAATGTGTTCAGAAAGCTCCCAAAGCTAAATTGCTTTACTGCACCACATATATGTGATGAGTACCCAGTGTACTCTTGACCCTGGACTATTTTTACAGTATGTCTGCACCTATATTTAGGACAGCTTAATGTAAAAAACgcttcttaaaacaaaaaaaagaagggttttCCTTCAAGACTGTACTACCCCAGTAATGTACTAGAATGTGTAAATTAGGCAGCTAGAAGACAGACAAAAAGCGGCTCCTGTGGAGACGCACAGAATGCAAGCGCTATGATCTGTGTGAGGCTGAAAACCTCATTGCACAATTGTGGGTTGCAGATCATATCCTCACATAAGGATTGCTCTGTATCACCGTTACAACCTATGCCCAAACTAGTATACATTCTCTCAAAGTATTATGTGAATTTTGCCTAAATGCTAATATACTACTACTatctttatttcctcttcttctcttgGGCATAAAAGCATTACATGAATGAACAATAACTATGGAGTAAGCAGAGACCAATTTACATATCTTTAACTAATCTTTAACATAAAACTGAAGAACCAAAAAGATTTTCAGATTGAAGCAATGGACAAACAGCTGTGTGAGGAAGTTGCTTTCAAATAAGATACTGTGAGACTTCGGGCAGAGTAGATACTGTGCAGGAAGGGAACTGAAAATGCCCTGTTTTTTCCACTGTTAAAATTCTTTGGATACTGAGCAACATAAACCATGTTGGAATAGCTAACATGGTAGATACTCTTAACTGTTTGATGGTAACTTGGAAGTCCTGGAAAACCAACGTATCCATCCTACAAAAGTTTCAGTAATACAACATACTCCACCAAGGAActaaaactttccttttttccaccaCAAGACAGCAACAGAATAAGGCAAGTACTGGCTGAGGACATTCACGGAGAAAACAGCATCTTTACATACCCCAAAACACCCCGTGCTACACGGTCGTGACAAGCTATTACCGAAAAGGAAAACCAGTCGGCACACGAGCCAATTCCCCAACTGCCATCTAGGGCCGCATCTTTTGAAAGGTTTCTCCAAAGGGCATCCTTCCGCCCGCCACAGCCCGGGCTGGGATAGAGGAGCGGGTACCCACGCGGGGCAGCTGTGCCACGGCGCCAAACGCGGCAGAGGCAGCGCCGCGCACCGCACCGGCACCTACCTGGCGACGGGAGCCACCGagtgctttgcttttcctccccagggaaagcaaacaaaaagcccGAAAAAGCCACCCAGGCTGGGGGGCTCGggagccccggggcagcctcgGCGCGGCCTCCCGCCCGTCCCGCCGGCacggcgcggccccgccgcggctcACCCGTGAACGAGTCCGGGTAGATGGACTCCAGAGCCTCCAGCTCGTTGCGCTGCTCCTCGCTGTAGTCCGTCATCGTCGCCCGCCGCCCACGGCCATGGGCCGCCGGCCCCGCAGCGACCCCGACCCGCagccgctccccgcccgcccgcgcctgcgtcctccctgcctgctgccttcccttcctAGCATGCCTAGCGCTCGCGCTCGGCGCTGGATGCCTTtgggctgcagggcaggcagggagggaggcggggCGGCGGGTGCTGCTGCCATCGCTGGGCCGGGCGAAAGGCGGCGGTGAAGGCGCGGGGAGCCGGCCTGGATCCTCTTCATCATCAGGGGAGGCATAAGGTGCGGTGCCCTCTGCTCAGCATATTCCAGCAGTTGCTGCTCGGCATTCAGCTCCGGGCTGAGCGGGCTGGGCGTGTTTGCCCGCCTGTACCTGACGTGCAGGAGGAATCCTTCTGCCATGCTCCGCTCCACACGTGCGCTGCTTCCCCGCAGCTTCAGGGTCGCTATAAAGAGCACGTTGCTGTTAGGCAGGTATTCACTCTTGGACGTTCTTCCATTGAAAACTTACAGGGATCAGCAAACCGAAGAGGATTCAAAACCGATGCTCTAGGTATCACAGAAGGGTACCGTGAAGGCAGCTGAATGCCATTTCTGCCAGAAATTGGAAGGCGCTGGTGGAGGACTCTCTCCATTGGGGGGTATcacacactggagcaggggaagaatgTGAGAAGCCctcccctgaggaggaaggaacagCAGAGACGTGATGAACTGCCCGCAACCCTCCTTCACCCTGCCCCTGTATTGctgcgaggaggaggaggtagaAAATTTGAGTGAAGGtgagcccaggaagaaggaaggCAGGGGGCAAATgtactgtaatttttatttctcattgtcTTACTCTGAGTTGATtggtaataaaataatttctccaaGTGGAATGTATTTTGCCTGTGACACTAAACGGTAAGTGATCTCTCCCGGTCCTTATCACAAACCATGAGAATTTCTTTATATTCTCTATCCCCtatccagctgaggaggggactGACAGAGgagctttggtgggcacctgttGTCCAgtcagggtcaacccactaccTATGCAAAAGCTTAGGGTTCAAATGAATGGTGTAAAGTGATGTAAAATATGCCTAGTTTCCAGTTATTCAACAAATACATTGTTTGTATTTGCTAAAATGCTTGCTTTTGTTTACAAATTTAAATCTCCAAGACCATACATATTTACCAAGATCTGCAATTTAACTTACTTCTGGCTCTTACATTTTCTAGTAAAACATACCAAATAATTATATTTCTCCTCCTCAACCACCAGGGGTCATTTATTTATAACAGATAGCATCCCATAGTTTAGCATATAGCTTTGGAGCATACAACATGTGTATATGTACATTACAAGGCAATACAGGAAGCATTAAGAAAAATTATGGTATGCATTTCCCCCCAACCCCTTTTAGAGTTAGAAACATTTGCACAAGGAGTTAGAGAGGAGACGAGTAACATCACATCATACCACACTGAATTAACACAAAAACATCATTAATCCTTCTTTCACtaaattcagtaatttttaatCACAATAACATTCATGGGCCCAGTGGTATGTCTAAATTACAAGATCTTTGCAGGCGAAGCAAACCTTACTGCACAAAGGGAGATTTTTTCCCTATCCTGATTTGCTATTTGTACAGTGGGCAAGCACATAAACACCTTAGAGATTTTGAAGTGTTTCTAAAAATGAGACTGATCTTGCTACTGCTTTCAGCCAGAACACCTTTCAACTCAGTTTACCAAATGTCAAGTGTTTGCTGCTCCATGTTAGACACCTCCATCCTCTGCCTCAGTGGGAATTTTCTCTCCTTACCAGAATTGAAAGTTCTCTCATCATTGTATCTAGACTCAGCCTTTGACAATAAGATTTCCCCTATGtttcttctgtgcttctgtAGCCACAGACT
This DNA window, taken from Pseudopipra pipra isolate bDixPip1 chromosome 3, bDixPip1.hap1, whole genome shotgun sequence, encodes the following:
- the RWDD1 gene encoding RWD domain-containing protein 1, producing the protein MTDYSEEQRNELEALESIYPDSFTVLSEKPTTFTITVTSEAGENDETVQTTLKFTYREKYPDETPLYEIVSQENLDDNDVTDIIKLLEQQAEENLGMVMIFTLVSAVQEKLNEIVDQIKTRREEEKKQKEREAEEEEKQRFHGTPVTIENFLNWKAKFDAELLEIKRKKMKEEEQAGKNKLSGKQLFEMDHNLDTSDIQFLEDAGNNVEVDESLFQEMDDLELEDEEDDPDYNPVNLDSD